The Sphingobacterium lactis sequence GTTTATGGAAGAATTGGCTAAGGATAAAACGTTTTCTATGACGGATGTCAACCTCAAGTTCAATAAACCGGAGGTGTATGTGAATATCGATCGGGAGAAGGCCCAGACCTTGGGAGTCTCCGTATTGGATGTCGCGCAGGTGCTGCAGATGTCCCTGTCCGGCCAGCGATTCGGTTATTTCATGATGAACGGTAAGCAATACCAGGTGATGGGTCAATTCGATCGGAAAGATCGATCTACGCCCATGGATCTGGCTGCAATCTACGTGAAGAACAACCGTGGTGAATTGATCCAGCTGGACAATATTGTCGATATTGAGGAACGCAGTAGTCCGCCACAATTATTCCATAACAACAGGTACATGTCGGCCACGGTTTCCGCAGGTCTGGCGCCTGGGAAAAGCATGGGTGATGGCATTGATGCCATGGAAGCGGTGAAGGCGAAGGTACTCGACGAAACCTTTACCACGGACCTTGGTGGAGAGTCTCGAGATTTCGTGGAGAGTGGATCCAATACCATGTTTGCCTTTGGTCTGGCGGTGATCCTGATCTTCCTGATCTTGGCGGCGCAGTTCGAGAGTTTCATCGACCCAATCATCATTATCATTACCGTGCCGATGGCCGTGGCGGGAGCCATGTTCTCCCTTTGGCTTTTCGGACAGACCTGGAATATCTTCAGCCAAATCGGAACGATCATGCTGATCGGTCTGGTAACCAAGAACGGAATCTTGATCGTTGAATTTGCGAACCAATTGCGCGAGGAAGGCTATTCGAAATATGACGCTGTTCTACATGCCTCTGAGGCACGACTGCGTCCGATCTTAATGACGTCCCTGACCATTGCACTTGGTGCATTGCCGATTGCGCTCAGCTTGGGTGCCGCATCCACCAGCCGTGTCGGTATGGGGGTTGTGATCGTCGGAGGGACTATGTTTGCATTGGTACTTACGTTGTTCGTGATTCCTGCCTTCTACCTGATGATGTCTCGGGAGAAGAAAGTACATCCAGAACTTAAAGAAATTGAAGAGTAAGATGAAGAAGACCATTAGTATACTATATATATGGCTGTGTGGCTTTGCGGTCTGCTCCGCACAGGGATTGCTAACCGTAAAGGATGCCGTGCAGATCGCATTGGAGAACAATTACGAAATCAAGCTTTCACAGAACGACCTCCGCATTGCGGAAGAAAACACAACACCCGGCAATGCCGGTATGTTACCTAACGTGACGGGAAACTTTTCCCAGAACAACAGTGTGATGAATTCATCACAGGTGCAGGCCAGTGGAGAAACGCGCTCCTTGAGCAATGCGAAGAATAACAATATGTCCTACGGTGTGAGCATCGGCTGGACAATCTTTGATGGCTTGGCGATGTTCTCGCGCTATGACCAACTGAAGGAATTAAAGAAACAGGGTGAATATGAATTGAAGCGGACCATATTGACCAAAGTGTCCGATGTGATCTCAACGTATTATACCATTGTGGAGCAGCAGAACCTGTTGCATGCCATCGATTCGAATATCAATATTTCCAAGGAACGGTTGAAAACCGCCGAAAACAGATTCATGATCGGAAAGGCTTCCCGCTTGGAGGTGCTGAACGTACAGGTGAACCTGAATGAAGACGAATCCAGCAGATTGCGGCAGGCCAATGTGGTGAAGAATCTGAAGATCAACCTGAACAGCCTGATGGCACGCGACCTCGCAGAAGAATTTGATGTTGAACGGGAAGTCGAGTATGACGACACCTTAATCTTTGGGGAGCTATTGGAAAAGGCCAAGGTCTATAATCCCGATCTGCAGATCATCGCAATCAATAAGCGGATCGCTGAGCTGGAGCTGAAGCGTATTAAGGGTGGTCGATATCCGACGATTCGCTTGAACACGGGTTATAATTTCTCCGAATCGGAATCCAGTTTGGGTTTCGTTTCGAGTTCAAATTCACGGGGACTCAATTATGGCGTAACGGCTTCCATCAATATCTTTGATGGTTTTAACCAACGACGCAATGAGCGTGTAGCGCAGATTGCGATTGACAACGCGGACTTGATGATCGATCAGCAGGACCTGCTTATACGCACCGCCATGTCCACCGCTTATGAAACCTACCAGACCAACCTTTCGTTGGCCCGATTGGAGGAGAATAATGCGCAGATCGCCCGGCAGAACCTGAACATCACAATGGAAAAATACCGGATCGGTACGATCTCCGCCGTGGAATTCCGGGATGCGCAGGAGAACTTTATCAATGCGGTTTCACGCTTTAATTCTTCCCGGTTGCAGGCTAAACTATCCGAACTACAGTTGAAGGAAATGATTGGAAATATCAATCTATAGCCTTTGTATCAAGATTATGACAGCAGAGCAAACGGTTGTGCAAATTGGACAAACGTTTGCGTTGGTTAAATGTTTTTGTTTTCATCAAAAAGCTATTATTATTGTAATAGTGCTTTGATACTCAGAGCCGTTGACCAAATTAAACCCTTTGGTAATTTGTGATAAATCAAAATTTGACTGTTTAGTTTGTTTTAAAATAGGTGATTTATAGGGGGACAATGTCCCCCTTAATTTTGTAACTTGTATTGATATTAAATTTATACTATGAATAACTCACGTAGAGATTTTTTGAAAAAGGCATCGATCCTATCCAGTGTAGCGATTACCCTGCCTTCTTTGCAAAATGAGGCTTTTGCAGCTCCTAACTTTAACATGTCTGGATTTGCGGCGCCTAAAATAGATAAAGTGAAGGTGGCCATTATCGGTTTGGGTATGCGCGGACCGGGTGCTGTGGATCGTATTTCCTACATTGAGGGAGCTGAGATCGTAGCCCTATGTGATAAGCATGCAGACCGCGTGACCAAAGCACAAACGATCCTGACGAAAAAAGGATTGAAAGAAGCGAAG is a genomic window containing:
- a CDS encoding TolC family protein, encoding MKKTISILYIWLCGFAVCSAQGLLTVKDAVQIALENNYEIKLSQNDLRIAEENTTPGNAGMLPNVTGNFSQNNSVMNSSQVQASGETRSLSNAKNNNMSYGVSIGWTIFDGLAMFSRYDQLKELKKQGEYELKRTILTKVSDVISTYYTIVEQQNLLHAIDSNINISKERLKTAENRFMIGKASRLEVLNVQVNLNEDESSRLRQANVVKNLKINLNSLMARDLAEEFDVEREVEYDDTLIFGELLEKAKVYNPDLQIIAINKRIAELELKRIKGGRYPTIRLNTGYNFSESESSLGFVSSSNSRGLNYGVTASINIFDGFNQRRNERVAQIAIDNADLMIDQQDLLIRTAMSTAYETYQTNLSLARLEENNAQIARQNLNITMEKYRIGTISAVEFRDAQENFINAVSRFNSSRLQAKLSELQLKEMIGNINL